GCAATGAGTAAGAGAGTCGAGAGCTGGATACATACAGATCATGAGCCTGAGATTGCAAAGCTAGAAGAAAAAGTCGAGCCAGAAGTGGCACAAGAGGTTTTCGAGCTTGATCGTTGTATAGAGTGCGGTATCTGCGTAGCTGCATGTGGAACAGCTATAATGCGACCTGATTTTATCGGTGCAGTAGGGCTTAATCGCGTAGCACGCTTTAAAATAGATGCACTTGATAAACGCACAGATGAGGATTTTTATGAACTTATCGGTGATGATGATGGAGTGTTTGGTTGCATGAGTCTTCTTGGCTGTGAGGATAACTGTCCTAAACACCTACCGCTTCAAAGTCGCATAGCATATATGCGTCGTAAGATGGTAAGTGTAAAATAACACTAAGCAAAAGATAAAATTTATAGCTTTCTGCGAATATAAAAAGCATCGCAGAAAGCAAAACTACTTAGAAATTTTAAAATCTTATTTTTTAATAATTCCACATATTTCACTATCTCTTTATGATTTTGTGTCAAAAGTGTGCCAAACATTAGACATTTTAATCAATATAGAAAACATCATATTCTCAAATGACATTCATGACTGATATGATAAAAGTCGGCACTACTTTATGAGATGAGCTTTTAGTCATTGCCAAGGATAATATAAAACGGAGCTGACGAGAGTATAACATCAGTATTATAGAGGCTACTTATACTGAGCCAAACAGTGGGAATTTGATATTAAGCCTTATGTAGGCGGTTAGTTATGATATTAAAATACCATAATAACTATAAACATCGATCCTTAAAATTGTTGTCATATGTCTAAGTTTTGACTTTAAATTTAGAGCAATAGATTTATCTTATGACAAATTTTGGCGATAAATCTATATCGCAAATGTCGGCAGAACAAGGTAAAAGAACTTATAATGGAGTTTAAATTTTTTATTTATTACAATGGTGCGTATGGCAAAGATGTGAAGCCAAATATAAATTAAACTATTAAATTTAGTACTTGAACTGTTTTTTTAATATCTTTATAACTATAAATTTTTATATTTATTCATATTTTTTAAAATTTCAGCTAGATTTAATTTCTGTGTTAGTTTTATGAGATAATCATCTTTTATAATTGCACTAGATCAAATTTTAAGGAGCATATTATGAAAAATTTTGCTTTATTTTCAAAAGCAATCAAACTATTAGGTGCAGTTGCATTGTTTGGTGCATTAAATGCAAGTGCTTTTACAGAGGGGACAGACTATGTAAAGCTTGAAAAACCTTTAACAAATGCTGAAAATACACTTATAAAAATATTCAGCTATGACTGCCCATTTTGCTACAAATATGAAAAGAGTGTAACTCCAAAAGTTGTAGAAAAGACAAAAGATACTGTTAAATTTATACCATATCACCTCAAAACTAAGGGTAAATATGGTGAGTTAGGAAGTCAATTTTTCGCCTATTTATATGTAAAAGATACAGATGCTGGCGTTGATCTTTTTAGTGATAAATCTTTACTTAAAAAAGCAAAAATGGCCTATTATAAAGCATATCATGACCAAAAAGAGAGATGGAGCGATGGTAAAGATCCATACGCATTCTTAAAAACTGGTCTTGACGCTACTGGTGTAAGCAAAGCTGACTTTGAAGCTGGTGTAAAGGATCAAAAGGTTCAAGATATATTAAAACTATGGGATGAAAGCTATGATGTAGCTAAAATTCAAGGTGTTCCGGCATTTGTAGTAAATGGTAAATACTTAATCTACACAAAGAGTATCTCATCTATAGATGGCATGGTCGATCTTGTAAAAGAACTGGCTAAAAAATAAGGGTTAGCTGTGAAATTTATAGAGAAAATAGCAGCTTGGCAGGATACAAGATTTCCGTGGCTCTTGATGAGTGCGGCGTCTTTATTGCTCGTAATAGTCGCACATAGTATTTTTCAACACTATGTCTATATGGCTCCATGCGAACAGTGTGTATATATTAGATTTGCGTTTTTTTGTATGTTTTTTGGTGGTATTATAGCGGCAATTAATCCTAAAAATGTCGCACTTAAGCTCATCGGATATGTTTTGGCATTTTGGGGTGCGATACAAGGTATAATGTATTGCGTTAAACTAGCAGCGATCCATGCAGCAGTTCATAGCGATGATCCATTTGGTGTTCAAGGTTGTTCTACTGAGCCTCACTATCCATTTGGCATCCCACTTGAGAAGTGGTTTCCTGATTGGTTTTTACCGACAGGTGACTGTGGTTTTGACAGCCCGATAGTTCCAGATGGTGTAGTGCTTAGCTCACTACAACAATACTTAGTCGAGCTTTACAGCGATGGCTGGTATCTTATCCCATCGATGAAATTTGGCTCCATGGCAGACTGTTGCTTGTTAGGATTTGGATTAGCCTTTATCATTCTTCTTGCTATGGCGGCAAGTTGGATAGTAACTAAATTTAAAGCTAATTAATAACTTTTATTATGGGAGCTGGATATCTCTCCATCTTGCTCCCAAACTCTTTAAATTAAAATTTTTAAAATACATTTTTTAAACAAAACAAACTTATAAAACATATACTTTCATCAGTGGTTGCAGTTAATTTTGCTAGGAGTTAGTACTACAATAGTACCAGCGATAGGTTGAGTAAGTAATTCAGATAGAGATTATATTATCTTAGATAAATTTGACGAAGTCATTGTCGTATAACTATCATGAAAAATTGTGGACATTATATCAAAATATGCAAGCAACCATAGTGCAAAAAGCAATTAAGCCATAAGTCATAAAGTCAAGAATAAATGCTTTTTAAAACACAGCAACATCTCAGTATAGTCCATATTTTAGTTATTAAGTACTGTCAAAGTAAGTTACTAAAATTTATGTAGATTGTAGCTATATTTTGCCTATTAATCAGAATTTATTTAAAAAGAAACCAAGAAATACAAAAATACTCATAAAAATTTAAATTTAAAAACAAAGTTGTTATTTAATTAAAATAGATATTTTATCTTTTAAGCTTAAAAAATACTCAAAAATCATATTATTTTAGTTATATTTTAGTGATAAAAAAGTTATATTTTTATTTATATTGATATTTTTATGGATTAAATATAAAAATAAGCTTAAAATATAGGATTAATTATTTGTAACAATATCGTAAATATCGTCATTTAATATAAATATTAAATTTTAATTTAAATTTTAATTGTTTATATTTTTAAAAGTTGTATAGTTTTAATAACAATTCTTTTAAAGGAGAAAAAATATTATGAGTACTAGAAAAGAACACGACTTCATTGGAGAGCTTGAAATTTCTAATGATGTGTACTATGGTGTGCAAACATTTAGAGCACTCGAAAATTTTCATATGAGTGGAAGAACGCTTAAAGATTATCCATATTTTGTAAAAGCATTTGCTCAGATAAAAAAAGCTGCAGCACTTGCAAATAAAGAAGTCGGCGTTTTAGATAGCACAAAAGCTGATGCTATCGCTAAGGCTTGCGACCGCATAATAGCAGGTGAATTTTTAGATCAATTTGTAGTTGATATGATACAAGGTGGTGCAGGAACATCTACAAATATGAATGCGAATGAGGTTATATCAAACGTTGCACTTGAGATTTTAGGACACGCAAAGGGCGAATATCAATATCTTCATCCAAACGACCATACAAACCTTGGGCAAAGCACGAATGATAGCTATCCTAGCTCCATTAAAGTAGCGGCATATGCAAAACTTACAGATCTGCTTAAAGCGATGGAGCTTTTAAAGACTGAGCTTGAGATAAAAGCGAAAGAATTTAAAGATATTATAAAAATGGGTAGAACAGAGCTTGAAGATGCTGTTCCTACAACACTTGGAAATACTTTTAACGCATTTGCAAGTTATATAAAAAGTGACATCGAAAAGATTACAGCAGCAAGAGAGACTATGACATACCTAAATATGGGTGCAACAGCTATCGGAACTGGCATAAACTGCCATCCTGATTATAAATTTGTAGTTGAAAAAAAGCTAAGTGAGATAACTGGTGTAAATTACAAACCAGCCGAAGATTTTATAGCAGCCACTCAAGATACTGCGGATTTTGTGCATGTAAGTGGTGCGTTAAAAACCGCTGCTGTTAGACTAAGTAAAATAGCAAATGACTTACGCCTTATGAACTCGGGTCCAAGATGCGGACTTGGTGAGATAAATTTACCACAAATGCAACCGGGTAGCTCTATAATGCCAGGCAAGGTAAATCCGGTCATAGCTGAAGTTGTTGGTGAGGCTTGCTATGAAGTTATCGGCAATGATGTAACTATTATGCTTTGTTCAGAGCGTGGCGAGTTTGAGCTAAATGCATTTGAACCAGGTATCGCCTACGCACTATTTAACTCTATAAGCATACTTGAAAATGCGATGAAAACACTAGCTGAAAAAGCTATCAGAAAACTCACTGCAAATCCTGAAGCTTGCCTAAAAGCAGTTCTTGGTTCAGTTGGCATAGTAACAGCATTTAACCCACATATAGGCTATGAAAAATCAGCAAGTATAGCTAAAGAAGCCTTGCAAACTGGTAAAGCAGTTGGCGATATATGTTTAGAGCGTGGATACCTAAGTAAAGAGCAGATAGATAAAATTTTAGAGCCTAAGAATATGTTAAATCCTAGTATGGATAAAGATAGCATAGGTAAATAAAAATTAATTATAAATTTAATAATTTAATTTAAAATTTTATATTAAGTGCAATAAAATTCTGGCTTCAGATGGTGTTAAGATTGATTTAATTGCCATCTGAAATCTAAAATCTGAAATTAATTTTTTAAAAGGAGTAAGATATGGATATAATGCTGATTTTACAGATTATAGTCCTATTTGGGGGCATATACCTAGGTGTTAGACTAGGTGGTATGGGCGTTGGTTACGCAGGTGGTCTGGGTGTCATTGTTTTAGCGATGCTTGGTATGAAAGTAGAGATGAAGGGTATCCCTATGGATGTTATCCTTATCATTGCTTCTGTTATATCTGCTATTACGGCTATGCAAGTGGCAGGGGGACTTGATTATTTGGTTCAAGTAGCATCTAAAATTTTACGTAAAAATCCAAAACAGATAAATATACTAGCACCGGTTGTTACATACCTGCTTACTATATTTGCAGGTACTGGGCATACTGCGTTTTCTATGTTACCAGTTATCACAGAGGTAGCAAAGGGTCAAAACATAAAACCATCGGCACCGTTAGCACTTTCTGTTGTATCTTCTCAAGTTGCCATTACAGCAAGCCCTATTTCAGCAGCATTTGTTGCTATGACTGGCGTATGTGAGCCTCTTGGTGTTGCTTATCCGACATTGCTTTTTATATGCATATCTACAACATTTGTAGCGATGATAGTTACTGCTCTTTTTGTAAATAAATTTTATGACCTTGACCTTTCAAAAGATCCTACATACCAAGATAGATTAGCAAGAGGTCTGGTCGCCGAGATTAAAGCCGAGGAGTATGCAGAGCCAAAACCATACGCAAAACGCTCAGTTATGATATTTGGCATTGGCGTTTTAATCATCGTTGCTTACGCACTTGTTATATCAAAAAATATCGGACTAATAGAAAATCCAATCTTAACAAGAGATAACGCAATCATTAGTTTTATGCTAACTATCGGCTTTTTGATAGCAGTTTTATGCAAGATCGACACTGGTAAGTTGCTCTCAACTAGCACTTTCCAAAGTGGTATGAACGCTTGCATATGTGTTATCGGTATTGCTTGGCTTGGTACAACATTTGTTAATGGACACCTTGATTCTATTAAAGACATAGCTAAAGCGGTTGTTATAGAGTATCCATTTGTTCTTGCTATCGCGTTATATTTCCTAAGTTGTTTATTGTATTCACAAGCTGCAACCACAAGAGTTATGATGCCAGCTATAGCTGCTGCACTTGGTATGACAAGTCCAGAAAACTCGCAAAATATCTGGATACTTGTAGCATCTTTTGCTGCTGTGTCAGGTTTGTTTGTCCTTCCTACATACCCTACAACTTTGGGTGCTATAGCGATGGATGATACCGGTACAACAAGAGTTGGTAAATTTGTATTTAACCACTCATTCTTTATCCCTGGTACAATAATGGTCACTTTGTCTGTTATCTTGGGATTTTTAATAGCTCCAGTTTTGCTATAATAAATTTAACCGAGAGAGCTTTCTCTCGGTATTTAAATTTTTAATATTATTTAAAATTTACCGATTTGATATTTAAAAGCTAAAATATCCTACTATTAAGGAGATTGCAATGAAAAAGTTCGTATTAACTTTAGTTGTTTTTAGCTTTTTGTTTGTTATTGGTGAAATAATAGAATGTAAAAAAGTGTAGTTATGATAGTCATTGCTACTTATCTTCCAAAGATAAATATAAAAGCAATGATAATAGTTTAAGATACAAGAATGACTTTACTTAATTACAAAAGAATTTAATAAATTTGATAACAAAACTAATATGGTAAGTTTTATCAGTGAAAATAACCAAATAAATTTAAATACTAATATTTTTTAATCTGCTTAAAATAATTTTTATTACATTAGATAATGATAATATTTGACTTAGTAGTTACTGCATTTATAGATAGCTTATATAAGGATATCGTATGTGGATGAAATTTTAAATGCCGATAGTGATAAAATAGCATAAAATGGGGTATAAGTATGTAAATTTAAAGTTTAGTCAAAGTAGCTTCTAAAATCAAGATCTTGTTTGCTTTGAGTCGATTGATTTGTGTATGCTAAATGACTACTTGCAAAGTAAAGTAAGCGATAATGCGATAATGTTGCAAGCTTGTATGAAATTTTAAGCCAAACTATTAGCAACAATAAGTCCTTTAACGGCAAACTAACTCAGCTTGAGGTTGCTACTCGTTAAGATAGATAGTATAAATTCGGTATTAAAATATTGCTTATGATAGAGCATATGAGATTTATAAAGTAAAATAGCTGATAAATGTCATAGATCTAACCGGCTAGCAATGTAAAGCAATAGATAAGGTAGGTACTTTAGCTCAAATGGCCTATCATGATTTAAAGTTTCTATAGTAGAAAGTTAAGATAGCAATGAAACTAATGCATTAAATTTCAAATCTAAAAATAAAAATAATAAACAAACTCAAGAGCTATTAAATAAATTTACAGAGTTAGCACTTTAATATAAAGTGATATAAATATAACAAAAAGATATTTTATGCATTAAGTAAAAAGAGTAATTTTTGGCTATTTACATGGATAATTAGTCTAATTTTGATAATAATTTTAAACATTTTTTAATAAATTTATATATTAAAATTCAAATTTTAACCCCATATTTTAACTAAAATTTGATCTGTATTAAAATTTTTTATCAAACAATTTATAAATTTATAAGTTTAAATTTTATAATTAAGTTTTTACCTTATTTTTACGTAAATACTGTAAAATAAAATTAATTTTTTAGATTTAAGGAGGGATAAGATGAATAAATCTAGAAGAAGATTTCTTAAAGTCGGTGCTGGTGCTGGTGCATTGGCAACCTGTCTTACGCCTGGAAGTCTTGGTGCTGTTGGTGCTAGGGCTTTACAGGGAAGTGAAAATTTTACATGTAGTTTTTGTGAGATGTGCTCTACTCGTTGTCCGATCGAAGCACGCGTTATAGATGGCAAAAATGTCTTTATACAAGGCAATCATAATGCTGGTTCAACATCAGTATGTGCGCGTGGCGGAGCAGGACACAACCAGCTTTATGATCCAGAGCGTATCGTAAAACCACTTATTAGAGTTGGTGAGCGTGGAGAGGGCAAGTGGAGAGAGGCGAGTTGGGACGAAGCATTAAATTTAGTCGCTACAAAGATGAGTGAAATAAAACAAAAATATGGGGCACAAAGCTTTGTTTTTACTGCTAAATCAAGCCAAACACACAAGCTTATGGTAAGCTTTGCTAGTGCTTATGGATCACCAAATTGCTTTTCACACTTCTCTTGCTGTCCGATCACATACCAAATGGTCTGCGAACATATGTATGGTATCGCAAAGTTAAAACGAGACTTCTCAAACGCAAAATATATTGTAAATTTTGGACATAACCTTTTTGAAGGTATCGTCATTTCAGACGCGAAAAAGTTGGCTAAATTTGCTGATAAAAAAGATACAAAATTGCTCGTGCTTGAGCCACGCTTTAGTGTCGTCGCGGCCAAGGCTGATGAATGGCTACCAGTAAAGCCTGGCACAGATATAGCCTTTGTTATGGCACTTATAAACACTTGGATCAAAAATGGTACTTACAATAAAGAATTCATAGAAAAATTTACTATTGGCTTTGATAAGATCATCGAAGATACCAAAGATACAACCCCACAATGGCAAGAGAGCATCACCGGTATACCTGCAGCGACAGTTGAACGCATAGCAGCTGAAATTTGGGCTGCTGCACCAAGGGTCATCATCGACTTTGGGCATAAGACAACTACTACAAAAGCCGAATATATGCGGACTAAAGCAATAATGGTCGCAAATGCGATGATGGGTAACTGGGAAGTTAAGGGTGGTTTGTTTGGTGGTAAAAATGCTAAGACATTTAATAAACTAACTGGCACGAGTGATTTCCCAGAGCTTAGTAACCCTGATAAAGAATTTAAATTACCAAAAGTGCAACGCCTTGACTTTGCTGGTGAAGATGGAAAGCATAAATTTGTCAGTAACAAACACGGTGTTTTGATGGATATAGCAGATGCTATTTTAAATGAAAAGCCTTACCCTATAAAAGGCTGGTTTAATATTCGATTTAACCATCTCATAAACGTTGCTGGGACACAAAAGAGCATAGAAGCTCTTAAAAAGCTTGATTTTATCGTAGTGAGCGATATATATCTAAATGATATGGCAACATTTGCTGATGTTGTGTTGCCTGAGAGTACGTATTTAGAACGTGATGAGGGTATTGAAGATAAATCAGGTCAAAAACCAGCCTATATGATACGCAATAAGATCGTAGAACCGATCGGTGATACGAAAGACGGACTAAGTATATTTAGAGAGCTTGCTCGTAAAATGAAAATCGATGAACTTTATAAATACAACGATATGCGTGAGTGGCGTATGCAACAGGTTAAAGGAAATGTTGAACTTTTAACTGCTCTTGAAAAGAACGGCTATATCACGTGGAAAGTGCCTGGTATCTTATACCGCGAAAAGGGCTCAGTTGCTAAATTTGTAGAGAAGTATCCTAATGCTATGCAGTTTGTTGGCGAGAATGGACTTATGGACGATATGGCGAGATTAAAGACAAAAAGTGGCAAGATTGAGCTGTTTAAAGAAGATGTAGAGGCTCAGTTTCCTGGATATGGTGGACTAAATTTTAAAGATATAGATGTTTATGATGGACACGAGCTTTGCTTGATGAGCGGTAAAACGCCGATACACACAAACGGACATACTCAAAATGTACCATTTTTACACGATATGATGAGCGAATCGCCTATTTGGATACATCCAAAAACTGCCGAGCGTAAGAGCTTAAAAGATGGCGACTTGGTTTATCTGCAAAATAAATTTGGTAAGCAAAAAGGTAAAATAATGCTAACACAAGGCATCCGTGAGGATACGCTGTTTGTCTATCATGGATTTGGGCATATCACACCAGGAGCTACTCGTGCAAATGGTTTAGGTGTAAATTCTAGTGTCCTTTTAAATCCAGCCGAAGGACCAGTTGCAGCGACTATGGTTACAAATGTTGGCGTGGATATAGTTAAGGCATAAGGGGGTTAAAATGAGTAATAATGTAAAAAAATATATGA
This portion of the Campylobacter anatolicus genome encodes:
- the phsA gene encoding thiosulfate reductase PhsA; this translates as MNKSRRRFLKVGAGAGALATCLTPGSLGAVGARALQGSENFTCSFCEMCSTRCPIEARVIDGKNVFIQGNHNAGSTSVCARGGAGHNQLYDPERIVKPLIRVGERGEGKWREASWDEALNLVATKMSEIKQKYGAQSFVFTAKSSQTHKLMVSFASAYGSPNCFSHFSCCPITYQMVCEHMYGIAKLKRDFSNAKYIVNFGHNLFEGIVISDAKKLAKFADKKDTKLLVLEPRFSVVAAKADEWLPVKPGTDIAFVMALINTWIKNGTYNKEFIEKFTIGFDKIIEDTKDTTPQWQESITGIPAATVERIAAEIWAAAPRVIIDFGHKTTTTKAEYMRTKAIMVANAMMGNWEVKGGLFGGKNAKTFNKLTGTSDFPELSNPDKEFKLPKVQRLDFAGEDGKHKFVSNKHGVLMDIADAILNEKPYPIKGWFNIRFNHLINVAGTQKSIEALKKLDFIVVSDIYLNDMATFADVVLPESTYLERDEGIEDKSGQKPAYMIRNKIVEPIGDTKDGLSIFRELARKMKIDELYKYNDMREWRMQQVKGNVELLTALEKNGYITWKVPGILYREKGSVAKFVEKYPNAMQFVGENGLMDDMARLKTKSGKIELFKEDVEAQFPGYGGLNFKDIDVYDGHELCLMSGKTPIHTNGHTQNVPFLHDMMSESPIWIHPKTAERKSLKDGDLVYLQNKFGKQKGKIMLTQGIREDTLFVYHGFGHITPGATRANGLGVNSSVLLNPAEGPVAATMVTNVGVDIVKA
- a CDS encoding thiol:disulfide interchange protein DsbA/DsbL, with amino-acid sequence MKNFALFSKAIKLLGAVALFGALNASAFTEGTDYVKLEKPLTNAENTLIKIFSYDCPFCYKYEKSVTPKVVEKTKDTVKFIPYHLKTKGKYGELGSQFFAYLYVKDTDAGVDLFSDKSLLKKAKMAYYKAYHDQKERWSDGKDPYAFLKTGLDATGVSKADFEAGVKDQKVQDILKLWDESYDVAKIQGVPAFVVNGKYLIYTKSISSIDGMVDLVKELAKK
- a CDS encoding aspartate ammonia-lyase → MSTRKEHDFIGELEISNDVYYGVQTFRALENFHMSGRTLKDYPYFVKAFAQIKKAAALANKEVGVLDSTKADAIAKACDRIIAGEFLDQFVVDMIQGGAGTSTNMNANEVISNVALEILGHAKGEYQYLHPNDHTNLGQSTNDSYPSSIKVAAYAKLTDLLKAMELLKTELEIKAKEFKDIIKMGRTELEDAVPTTLGNTFNAFASYIKSDIEKITAARETMTYLNMGATAIGTGINCHPDYKFVVEKKLSEITGVNYKPAEDFIAATQDTADFVHVSGALKTAAVRLSKIANDLRLMNSGPRCGLGEINLPQMQPGSSIMPGKVNPVIAEVVGEACYEVIGNDVTIMLCSERGEFELNAFEPGIAYALFNSISILENAMKTLAEKAIRKLTANPEACLKAVLGSVGIVTAFNPHIGYEKSASIAKEALQTGKAVGDICLERGYLSKEQIDKILEPKNMLNPSMDKDSIGK
- a CDS encoding anaerobic C4-dicarboxylate transporter, whose translation is MDIMLILQIIVLFGGIYLGVRLGGMGVGYAGGLGVIVLAMLGMKVEMKGIPMDVILIIASVISAITAMQVAGGLDYLVQVASKILRKNPKQINILAPVVTYLLTIFAGTGHTAFSMLPVITEVAKGQNIKPSAPLALSVVSSQVAITASPISAAFVAMTGVCEPLGVAYPTLLFICISTTFVAMIVTALFVNKFYDLDLSKDPTYQDRLARGLVAEIKAEEYAEPKPYAKRSVMIFGIGVLIIVAYALVISKNIGLIENPILTRDNAIISFMLTIGFLIAVLCKIDTGKLLSTSTFQSGMNACICVIGIAWLGTTFVNGHLDSIKDIAKAVVIEYPFVLAIALYFLSCLLYSQAATTRVMMPAIAAALGMTSPENSQNIWILVASFAAVSGLFVLPTYPTTLGAIAMDDTGTTRVGKFVFNHSFFIPGTIMVTLSVILGFLIAPVLL
- a CDS encoding fumarate reductase iron-sulfur subunit codes for the protein MSRKITIRAFKYNPLSKISKPHFVTYELEETSGMTLFIALNQIREKFDPDLSFDFVCRAGICGSCGMLVNGKPSLACRTLTKDFPSGVIELMPLPVFKLLKDLSVDTGNWMNAMSKRVESWIHTDHEPEIAKLEEKVEPEVAQEVFELDRCIECGICVAACGTAIMRPDFIGAVGLNRVARFKIDALDKRTDEDFYELIGDDDGVFGCMSLLGCEDNCPKHLPLQSRIAYMRRKMVSVK
- the dsbI gene encoding protein-disulfide oxidoreductase DsbI codes for the protein MKFIEKIAAWQDTRFPWLLMSAASLLLVIVAHSIFQHYVYMAPCEQCVYIRFAFFCMFFGGIIAAINPKNVALKLIGYVLAFWGAIQGIMYCVKLAAIHAAVHSDDPFGVQGCSTEPHYPFGIPLEKWFPDWFLPTGDCGFDSPIVPDGVVLSSLQQYLVELYSDGWYLIPSMKFGSMADCCLLGFGLAFIILLAMAASWIVTKFKAN